One Ignavibacterium sp. DNA segment encodes these proteins:
- a CDS encoding ribonuclease Z, translated as MNIKFLGTGSGLTSLERYHSSFLITSSNYKFLVDCGDGISKALLNQNVNFDTINSIIISHLHADHFAGLPSLLTQMKLNNREEKLSVYIHKSDKEFLTQFIQHSYLFFDRLLFELEIIPFSEEENIFLTNKFSFLSKRNSHLDKYRENKTSVALGYTSLSFLFLDHENSVIYTGDVGSDNDLYLFEDKVDWFITEITHVSLAGIIGLIEKKSAKKIILTHLDKLSDKIIVDLKKHFDTDNEKTDILIAADGFELNHYSSNCL; from the coding sequence TTCATCATTCTTAATTACCTCATCAAATTATAAATTCCTTGTCGATTGCGGAGATGGTATTTCAAAAGCATTGCTTAATCAGAATGTAAATTTCGATACTATTAATTCTATAATTATTTCTCATTTGCATGCTGATCATTTTGCAGGATTACCATCATTACTTACTCAGATGAAATTGAATAACAGAGAAGAAAAACTATCAGTTTATATTCATAAATCTGATAAAGAATTTTTAACTCAGTTTATTCAGCATTCTTATTTGTTTTTTGACAGATTATTATTTGAATTAGAAATAATTCCATTTTCCGAAGAAGAGAATATTTTTTTAACAAATAAATTTTCTTTTTTATCTAAACGCAATTCACATCTTGATAAATATCGCGAAAATAAAACTTCAGTCGCCTTAGGTTATACTTCGCTTAGCTTTTTATTCCTGGATCACGAAAATTCTGTAATCTACACTGGAGATGTTGGCAGCGATAATGATTTGTATTTATTTGAGGATAAGGTTGATTGGTTCATCACCGAAATCACTCATGTGAGCCTTGCAGGTATTATAGGTTTGATTGAGAAAAAAAGTGCAAAAAAAATTATTCTTACGCATCTTGATAAACTGTCTGATAAAATTATAGTTGATCTGAAAAAACATTTTGATACTGACAATGAAAAGACTGATATCTTAATTGCCGCCGATGGGTTTGAATTAAATCACTATAGTTCAAACTGTCTTTAA